GCCGGAAACTGCTTCTGACGCCTACATCGACACCGTCAAATTGGTATGTGATATTTTGTGTtctatgtgtttttttatacaTGCTTAGTTATTATACTTATATGATTTTGTCTTTATATAGTTTTGCATGtctaataatgttataatatGTGTTGTGTAGTGTAAGAGCTACAAGGAATCAGGAGTGGCGGAGTTTTTATCAGCTACAGCGGCTGGATGGAACGCGAGACTCATCGTTGAGACATGGTCACGCGGCGATCCTATCGCGACTAGCGTTGGACTCGCGGTCGCTGCAATTCACACGTGCGGAAGACACGTGTGTATAGTACCCGACGAGCAATCTAAACTTGAGTACGTGCTGGCCATGAGAGGAGTCGTTTCGACGGAGTCTACGGAGGTTGTGGTGGTCGGAGACGACTCAGTGGAAAACGCGGTGGAGGAGTTTCACGGCGTAGATTTCATGGTGGTGAACTCGAAGCGGCGAGAGTTCGTTAGAACGCTGAGGTTTGCGAAGCTGAGCAGCAAAGGTGCCGTTTTGGTGTGTAAAAACGCCACGCAGAGAGCGATCTCTGGGTTTAAATGGCACGATGTATTAAAAGGAGGGACACGTGTAGTGAGATCCGTAATTCTGCCGGTTGGTATAGGGTTGGATATAGCACACGTGGGTGCTACTGGTGGCCACCAGCGTAATGACTCGAGGAAAATTTCTAGCCGTTGGATTAGACACGTGGATCATCAATCGGGAGAAGAGCATTTATTCAGACGCTAATTTTGAATTTCCTCTTCTACCGTTTCTGCACCCCCTTCATTTTGTAGAGTCTTAAAAGATGTATATACGTTACCAAAACttggttgtccaaaaaaaaaaaagttacaaaactcaaaataattattcataatCAATTGTCTTATATCATCCTCGAATAAAGATAATCTACAACATTATTTGATTACACATAAAGATATTGAATATTTGATAGATGTTTTTCTGATGATTCTATCATTCAATGTTGATTCGAACAACTTTCTTAGTTCTTGGTGCAGAAGTGCTTACACCGGCCCGAGTTTGGTCTGTTTGACGACGAGTTTGGTCCAGAGATGGGAGACGCCACCCTCCAAAACTTTGATCAAAGCCTGCAACATAGTAGTATAGTATAGTACGGAACAAAAACAATTCAGTAAAATGGACTAGTACCGAATGAGATCAAAGATTAGTGATGAGATAAAGAGTTTGCTAACCACTGGATTCATGATTGGTAAGAGATGAATTGCCTTTCCATGCTTCTTCAAAGCCACTTAGTTCTtctgaaacaagaaacaaaaaaaaaaaaccaaagaaacttCTTTAGCTGCTTGCAATTTTCCTTCAAAGAGCTTAACTTACTGATTAGGCTGTGTACATTTCTGCAGACCTTCTTCGAGGTTGTGAAGAGTCTGTGTCGACTCAATGCCACCACTTGAGTTAAGCTTCCTAGTAACCGAATGACCCTGAATACACCAAACAACCAGACTCAGACACATCTAAAGAGTTAACTTTGGTGGAACCAAAAAGTGATGTAGCAAAACATCAATCACCTTATCATTGATTCCTCTGGAGATCCTATGAGTCGCTTCACCTGTAGTCTTGTCAGCTTCTTTGCTTTCCTCTACCACCATCTAGAAACAGAATCCAATTAATACGCACCATCTAGAAACCTCCATTAAAGGAAGGATCGAAAAGGAGAAACAAACTTACTCCATCACTGCCTTTTCTTCTGGTTCGAGTAGATGTATAGCAAGCACCATCTATGCCACCATATGTAACCTTAGAGGTGTGATGTCTGAACGTGTGAACTCGAGACTGCGTACCCTCTCTTCGATTAAAATCACTCCTTTGATTCACATTCTGAATCTTCCTCTCAGCTACAACAACCACCAAGCAAATCACATAAGCTGTAATTAGATACAATCCGTAAACAAAGTTTATCTAATCACTTTCTGTAGTTACCATCAGAATCATCTTCAGGGTGCTCAACAGATGGTTGATTCACTGAACTAAtatgttcttcttcatcactcccaatatcttttttttcttctacttcttcatcAGATGGTAATTTTTCAATTGTTAACCCACTTCTTCCACCACTGTTCTTCTGTGCATTATTACTAAAGGAAGCACCTGAACTGAAACTGTTGGCTGGTTGGAGCAAATCCTCAAATGGTCGAGAGAAGAAAGGATCATCAAAAGGATCTCTTCCTCCAAACAAGCTACCTCTTAATCCTCCAAACCTACCACCAAATGGATCTCCCATTTCcccaaattttccttttctctctgcAGTCCTTTTGTTTAGAACAAGTTAGACAGTAAATATGAGCTCAGAAACTCTTCTCTGTACCCATCTTTGAATTTTTTACCCAGGCGAATCTCAATGAACAAGCTAAACAGAATACAAATTTTTCACTAAATCTCTAAATAGAGTATTATACAACCTATAGATCTATAAGATAATCGAAGAGTTCGAACAAAGACATCAGCAAAGAGGGTACCTTGTAGAGAATTTGAGAACTTGCGAGAGTATTTGAGAAGAGCCCAAACAGAGtacctctgtttttttttttttttttttgtatgtatataaCCCCAATTTTAACAGAAAAGAACGTTTGAGATTATGACACGTGTCATTACACCATAACCTAGAAGCTTCTTCAACATTCTTCATCCTTGTgaatttttacttattttttactACCACAAAAATCAAATGGCAAGCCTTGAAGGTTTTAACAAAAGGAATAGacttttaagaaaattaaatcagTAACGTAACCAAAGGGAGGATTCTATTTCAACGTGCTCTAACATTGTTAACTCTAATCAATATTCACatggaaattacaaaatatcatCTGATTTTTGCACTTAGTCTAAGCGTTTTCTTCTATCCGTGGGAAGATGTGTAAGCTGGAAGCTGAGTCTTTTTAAAGTTAAGAGTAGGTTTTACTCCTCCAAAGTCATTTTCATGGTCTTTCTTTCTCAGTCTCTGTCACTGTCATCTCTAAGGGTATTGTTACAGTAAAGAAAGTATTCTTACTTCAGAAATCTTGGGAATCAAAGTCCGGTTTGGAAGGGTATTCGAGCCCTTGAAGTTCCGGCATTCGTCTTAGATCTTCTTCTGAGTATGCTGGAATCAACCAGTATATTTTATCTGGACCAAATACCTAAACAAAAAGAGATTACAACATGAGAGAGAACTAAAGAACTTGACAAGTACAAAACTTGACACCCAATCCAATTCTACACTTACTTGTTCGAAGTTTTTCTTTCGACCGAGGTCATATGGCCATTTTGgacttgttttcttctcataTGCCTGTTCACAAAGTCAATAAGATACACCAAATATATCTTAACCATGTGATGCACTAAACTATTAAGAGAATAGTGATAAAAATgacaagaacatatatatatacctctatAGTTGTGGTATTGCTGGAAACCAGGGAGATGTGCATGATCAAGAAACCCATAACGCTCAAAGCAAATGCCAGGTTTAAAACTGCGGTAATGATGATGAGACGTTGTGAGATGGATTGATAAGTGGAACCGAGAAAATCGATTAAACATAGTAACACCAGAAACAGGAAACGTACCAAATGCAAGAAAAGTAGTAGCAAGGGTGCCTGGGGTTCCAGGTATCTCTTCATCGCTAAAGAATGCTATGAAGTGCGGCATGAGAAGTAAAGTCACAAGAGTTGTTTCCAAAAAGGTGTAAAGCTGCATTtttgaaacacacaaaacttAGTTATGACACAAAGAGGAATAATTTCAATCATATGGTTGCATAAACACACATAAATC
The Camelina sativa cultivar DH55 chromosome 6, Cs, whole genome shotgun sequence genome window above contains:
- the LOC104793498 gene encoding uncharacterized protein LOC104793498 — encoded protein: MKLVWSPETASDAYIDTVKLCKSYKESGVAEFLSATAAGWNARLIVETWSRGDPIATSVGLAVAAIHTCGRHVCIVPDEQSKLEYVLAMRGVVSTESTEVVVVGDDSVENAVEEFHGVDFMVVNSKRREFVRTLRFAKLSSKGAVLVCKNATQRAISGFKWHDVLKGGTRVVRSVILPVGIGLDIAHVGATGGHQRNDSRKISSRWIRHVDHQSGEEHLFRR
- the LOC104793496 gene encoding uncharacterized protein LOC104793496 isoform X1; this translates as MKNVEEASRLWCNDTCHNLKRSFLLKLGLYTYKKKKKKTEVLCLGSSQILSQVLKFSTRTAERKGKFGEMGDPFGGRFGGLRGSLFGGRDPFDDPFFSRPFEDLLQPANSFSSGASFSNNAQKNSGGRSGLTIEKLPSDEEVEEKKDIGSDEEEHISSVNQPSVEHPEDDSDAERKIQNVNQRSDFNRREGTQSRVHTFRHHTSKVTYGGIDGACYTSTRTRRKGSDGMVVEESKEADKTTGEATHRISRGINDKGHSVTRKLNSSGGIESTQTLHNLEEEELSGFEEAWKGNSSLTNHESSGFDQSFGGWRLPSLDQTRRQTDQTRAGVSTSAPRTKKVVRINIE
- the LOC104793496 gene encoding uncharacterized protein LOC104793496 isoform X2 translates to MGDPFGGRFGGLRGSLFGGRDPFDDPFFSRPFEDLLQPANSFSSGASFSNNAQKNSGGRSGLTIEKLPSDEEVEEKKDIGSDEEEHISSVNQPSVEHPEDDSDAERKIQNVNQRSDFNRREGTQSRVHTFRHHTSKVTYGGIDGACYTSTRTRRKGSDGMVVEESKEADKTTGEATHRISRGINDKGHSVTRKLNSSGGIESTQTLHNLEEEELSGFEEAWKGNSSLTNHESSGFDQSFGGWRLPSLDQTRRQTDQTRAGVSTSAPRTKKVVRINIE